TGGGATATCCAAAATTCTACATAAAACAAGGCAAGTTGGCAAAACAACAATTACCTGGTCAAAGATGAAGCGGTTTGCAACACGCCTGATAGTGCTCGGATCAACTGCATCTATTCTCGCAAAAAGCTCAGGAATAGGAATTCTACGGCCATAGATGAGTTGCTGACAGAACAGAAGAAGAAAGATAAGTTCCAGAGGATGTGTATTGGAATATCATGTGACATTACATAATAGCGTCCATATACCTGGCGTCCAATATCCTCAACAACAGCAGTGGAGCCATCAAGGTGGAGTTGGATGGAGGATTTCAGCTGAAAGTATCAAGTCAAAGCAATGACAATGTCAGAAAGATAGACAGAAGTTGAATGGCAGATACATATGTTCCAGTGCAAAAGCCAACAATCATCGAGGAAGAGAATATCAGAACCATGATTCCTAACAAGTACACAAGAAAAAATATGCTTCATACTATTCAGCGTCAATAATCCATAGGAAACACTACTACACATTGAACTGGCATTGAAAGAAATACCACCCTCATTGAAACAAATACCTGATTGCGTGCACGAATAACATCCTCTTCGGTAACCCTGTATGATAATTTGCTCATCTCTTGCATAATTGCAAAAGCCAAATCATCCAAGCAATCAGCCTACAAAACAAGGTCAAGGAACATCATGAGGCAAAATACATGAACAACACATCATTTTATACCACCAGAACATGTTCACACATAATGGCTGATACACATCCAAGCAATCAGCCTACAAAACATACAGAAAGAAGTACTTTCTTCAACCTTTgatacaaaagaaaaaaaatacgaCTGACCTTAGCGACAGCATAGACACCAAACAGGCCAGTGTCCTTGTAGTTTGTATTGAATGCCATTATACTCTCAGCTATTTCATTGATTGCTACTCTCTGTACAAGCTCCGAACTATATCAACAAATCAGGATAACAAAGTGAAATATGATCAGTGGATTGTTTTCAAGTCACTTCGACAAAGGGACTTGGTTATACACAAGGAAATGACGACAAGATGAAAGGGTGTATAATAGGGAAGGAACCCACCCCATGTGCTTCCCTCCTCCAGCACTCTTGTTCCACGAACCAAGCATAGTTTGCATAACCATTAATGCAATAGAATCAGGATCTGTCCAGGATGCTCCATTGAAGGCAACAGCAAATTGGGCCAGGGGCATGTCATCATCAATGATTCGTACCTATTGAGTAGCATAAAATAATCAATGATTTGAACAGCACAGGTAAACTTACAGTAAAATACATACCTCAGAACCAGTAAAAATGGCTGGCTGTTCAGCAACCAACATGTTAGTTGTTGTAGGGTCAGTTGGCAGCGATTTGAACAGCTCTTTTGCCTGCTGTACAATATCCTCATGCTTAACAGCACCAGCAGCAGTAATGACCTGAAAACACACAAAACACATGTTATTTACGACTAGGAGATACTGCAGCCAATTGAGGTAATAGCAATACGACAAAATGATAGTATCCAAATGTATTACAGACACATATTTTTAATCTCAAGTACCATTCTAGAAGCCGTGTAATGCTTTTGAATGTAGTCTATGAGATTCTTTTTGGTGATAGACTTGACATTATCAGCAGAACCCAAGATTGGCCTGCCAAGAGAAGTATACTGGAATGCAGTTGCATGGAGATGATCGAATATAACTTCCTCCGACTGTCCCTGAACCTACATAACATAGGAGAGTCAGAAAAAAAATGTGGGCTCAAGAAAGCACAGCAAGACATATATTAGTAGCATCTCAGAAATGTTGCACGTCCGGGTTGCAGCCTGACACGACTAACAACAACTTACTGAACCAAAAATGAAGTCTGTAAATAATAGAGCAGAACATGAAACTTGTATGCTCATAAAACCCAAGGATTGAGTTAAGTTATTTGCATCCATATtaggtactccctctgtaaagaaatataagagcgtttagctGTTGGATGCATGATGAACCTTGCAGGTTGGTCCATTTAAACTCATTATGGCCGTGCAACATTCTACTCTACCTGAATAATATTCTCAGCAAATTCAAAAGATTTTTTTTCACGGGCATACAATATTCATTTTTGCTCCAAACTCTTAACCAGTTTGATTTGGGACAGTTTGATATCAAATGCCAATGTTGCCTTCCCTTCTATGATCTAAGTCTGCGGCGGCTTGATACAACTAGAACGCCTCGTACTAAGAAATTAGGCCTTTGATCAGTTCTTATTTTCTGTAAGGACCTATTTGGCGAATGCAAGTTCGAGAAAACACAAGCACCCGATACATGTTTTTTTTTCTTAAATTGATATCTGTATTGGTTCCAAACAGTTTGATAGCAAATCCCATTTTACATCTGTCTTCTTACATATAGCAGTTCATAACAATTCCTAATACTAAGAAATCAATTCTTAAATTGATGTAAAGGAGTGATTAACTCAAGCAAACATATACGGATCAGGAAACTAACCTCTTCCATCTCTCGGAGAATGACACCGCGCTCGCGTTCAATGCGGTTGTCCTCGAGCTTAGAGTCCTGCAAAATGTCGGCGAGAACATTCATCGCACGTGGCACGTCCTTGTCGAGCACCTTGGCGTAGTAGGTGGTCTGCTCCCGCGAGGTGTAGGCGTTGAGGTGGCCGCCCATGTCCTCGATCTCCTGCTCGAGCTGCCCGGCGCTGCGCGTCCCCGTGCCCTTGAACAGCATGTGCTCCACGAAATGGGCGACCCCGGCGGCCTCCTCCGTCTCGTACCTGCTCCCGGCGTCGATCCAGACGCCGACGGTGGCCGTGCGCGAGGAGAGCGAGGACTCGGTGGCGACGCGCAGGCCGTTGTCGAGCGTGGTGACCTTGGTCTCCGGCGCCTCGAGGATGGCGGTGTGGTCGACGTGCGCGGGCACGGGGCTGGCGTAGCGGAGGAAGCGGGGGTCCGGGTGCTCGAGGCGGCGGACGCGCGCGTTGACGGCGTCGGCGATCCGGTCGTACGCCATCaccggggcgcgggcggcgggcgcgTCGGGGGCGATGGCGCCGGGGCCCGCGGCGACGGCCGTGGAGGCCTCGCGCGCGttcccggccgccgccgccgccgccgcggaggAGCGGCGGCGCACTGCAGCCGAGAGGAGTCGGCGGAACGCCATCGGGGAGATCTGTTGGGTGGcctctccggcggcggcggaggtggagATCTGGCGGTGCTAGGGTTTGTTGCGGTCGGGTGGATCGGGGA
This genomic window from Aegilops tauschii subsp. strangulata cultivar AL8/78 chromosome 4, Aet v6.0, whole genome shotgun sequence contains:
- the LOC109731644 gene encoding probable mitochondrial-processing peptidase subunit beta, mitochondrial, which gives rise to MAFRRLLSAAVRRRSSAAAAAAAGNAREASTAVAAGPGAIAPDAPAARAPVMAYDRIADAVNARVRRLEHPDPRFLRYASPVPAHVDHTAILEAPETKVTTLDNGLRVATESSLSSRTATVGVWIDAGSRYETEEAAGVAHFVEHMLFKGTGTRSAGQLEQEIEDMGGHLNAYTSREQTTYYAKVLDKDVPRAMNVLADILQDSKLEDNRIERERGVILREMEEVQGQSEEVIFDHLHATAFQYTSLGRPILGSADNVKSITKKNLIDYIQKHYTASRMVITAAGAVKHEDIVQQAKELFKSLPTDPTTTNMLVAEQPAIFTGSEVRIIDDDMPLAQFAVAFNGASWTDPDSIALMVMQTMLGSWNKSAGGGKHMGSELVQRVAINEIAESIMAFNTNYKDTGLFGVYAVAKADCLDDLAFAIMQEMSKLSYRVTEEDVIRARNQLKSSIQLHLDGSTAVVEDIGRQQLIYGRRIPIPELFARIDAVDPSTIRRVANRFIFDQDIAIAAMGPIKSLPDYNWFRRRTYMLRY